A segment of the Candidatus Bathyarchaeota archaeon genome:
AGCGGCGCCAGTCACCATGACGGATGGGATACCCCATGAATACCTATCGATACGTGATAAAGCCATGCATAGCCTTGGCGTTGGCACAACCCATGATATGAAATCAGTAGTGACCGGAGTCTTTTTTCCGTCGCTGACAAGCCAAGAGTATACGCTGCGTGAGAAGATCAATCTATGGCGAGGCAAAGCTGCAGCCGGTGTAAGTTGCCTCTGGGATGAGATGACAGCTACGGATTTAGGCAGACAGCTGCTAAAATTTGATCTTCCAATATACTTCGCTGAGGGCATTTATGATTATACTTGCTGCTACACGGTCGCTAAGGAATATTTTGATAAACTGCAGGCGCCAATAAAGGGATTCTATACATTTGGTTGTTCTGCTCATAGCCCCATGTTTGAGGAACCGCAGAAAATGAAGGAAATATTACAGGAGGATGTGTTGGCGGCAAAAAGTAAACTTGCCGATCTAGATATCTCTGGTTTTTCAACTGCAAGCACCTAATCCGATGGATGCTGAATTCTCGATAACCTAAATAGCGCATTAATTTCGCCGGCAGTCCCCCAACAGGAGGATAAAACAGCTTGTAGTGGGCGAATTACTCAAAGGCTGGACGAAAAGTTAAGGTAGCTGCCTATAAGACAGGCTGGAAAAACATGACCGTTAATGTGCCCCAAAACACCACTGCGTCAGCGCTTCTCAATTATGC
Coding sequences within it:
- a CDS encoding alpha/beta hydrolase, with product MSVSISEKTFVDINGVKQGMFIKGKNTANPVLLYLHGGLPDYFLTKKYPTGLEDLFTVVWWEQRGSGLSYNPKTPRETLTLKQMVSDTLEVTNYLCQRFNKKKIYLMGHSGGSFIGIQTAAQEPQRYYAYIGVAQMSNQLKSEKLAYDYMLERFREKGNKKMVRRLEAAPVTMTDGIPHEYLSIRDKAMHSLGVGTTHDMKSVVTGVFFPSLTSQEYTLREKINLWRGKAAAGVSCLWDEMTATDLGRQLLKFDLPIYFAEGIYDYTCCYTVAKEYFDKLQAPIKGFYTFGCSAHSPMFEEPQKMKEILQEDVLAAKSKLADLDISGFSTAST